The following proteins come from a genomic window of Salvia hispanica cultivar TCC Black 2014 chromosome 4, UniMelb_Shisp_WGS_1.0, whole genome shotgun sequence:
- the LOC125185482 gene encoding TPD1 protein homolog 1-like isoform X1, which produces MSTILHVFFCFLMFIITSFNLGLQSGNFLHFNGDANTTTPHYPKPKQSHSKHRKLLLHGCSKRDISISQSRHPTSGIPEFIVQIVNTCVTGCPPSNIHVRCGWFASTRILNPITFKRLSYDDCLVNGGRPLKSSQSIRLTYANSFMYPFQFKSASFC; this is translated from the exons ATGAGCACTATTCTCCATGTTTTCTTCTGCTTCTTGATGTTCATAATTACTTCCTTCAATCTTGGCCTCCAATCAG GAAATTTCTTGCACTTCAATGGTGATGCAAACACAACAACTCCACACTATCCCAAACCAAAACAATCTCATTCCAAACATAGGAAACTCTTGCTACATg GGTGCTCAAAAAGGGACATAAGCATCTCACAAAGCAGGCATCCAACATCAGGAATCCCAGAATTCATAGTGCAGATTGTGAACACTTGTGTCACGGGCTGCCCACCTTCCAACATTCATGTGAGGTGTGGATGGTTTGCTTCAACAAGAATTTTGAATCCCATCACTTTCAAAAGGCTGTCTTATGATGATTGTCTTGTTAATGGAGGCCGTCCGTTGAAGAGCAGTCAGAGCATCAGGCTCACATATGCAAATTCATTCATGTACCCTTTCCAATTCAAGTCTGCCAGCTTCTGCTGA
- the LOC125185482 gene encoding TPD1 protein homolog 1-like isoform X2, with translation MSTILHVFFCFLMFIITSFNLGLQSGCSKRDISISQSRHPTSGIPEFIVQIVNTCVTGCPPSNIHVRCGWFASTRILNPITFKRLSYDDCLVNGGRPLKSSQSIRLTYANSFMYPFQFKSASFC, from the exons ATGAGCACTATTCTCCATGTTTTCTTCTGCTTCTTGATGTTCATAATTACTTCCTTCAATCTTGGCCTCCAATCAG GGTGCTCAAAAAGGGACATAAGCATCTCACAAAGCAGGCATCCAACATCAGGAATCCCAGAATTCATAGTGCAGATTGTGAACACTTGTGTCACGGGCTGCCCACCTTCCAACATTCATGTGAGGTGTGGATGGTTTGCTTCAACAAGAATTTTGAATCCCATCACTTTCAAAAGGCTGTCTTATGATGATTGTCTTGTTAATGGAGGCCGTCCGTTGAAGAGCAGTCAGAGCATCAGGCTCACATATGCAAATTCATTCATGTACCCTTTCCAATTCAAGTCTGCCAGCTTCTGCTGA
- the LOC125217962 gene encoding uncharacterized protein LOC125217962, with the protein MALNNNLKLFYILLFFSSLLLPSHLAQSPGPAPGASLFDEIDAQNPSISLPPSSLEAPSIAPSNEYDLSPSNAPSGDDPDPALEKICESTDYPVLCLSTVAPYLDGETDIQSILDVAIQAGAEFSKYGQETAQKLAGNPANPPQHSSVLSDCRDGFETAAENYGKAADALVEQDRGTVNSMLSAVITYIGDCQDTISTDSPLYSLTEKLTKMTSNCLAISSIIN; encoded by the coding sequence atggcCCTAAACAACAATCTAAAATTGTTCTAcatcctcctcttcttctcctccCTCCTCCTCCCCAGCCATCTAGCACAATCCCCAGGGCCGGCGCCAGGGGCATCATTATTCGACGAAATCGACGCTCAAAACCCCTCCATCTCACTACCCCCGTCGTCCTTGGAAGCCCCGTCCATCGCTCCTAGCAACGAGTACGATCTATCACCATCCAACGCCCCGTCAGGCGATGATCCCGATCCAGCATTGGAGAAAATCTGTGAATCCACCGACTATCCTGTCCTTTGCCTGTCTACGGTGGCTCCGTACCTAGACGGGGAGACCGACATCCAGTCCATCCTCGACGTGGCCATTCAGGCCGGGGCCGAGTTCTCCAAATACGGGCAGGAAACGGCGCAGAAGCTCGCTGGGAACCCTGCGAACCCACCACAGCACTCGTCTGTGCTCAGCGACTGCAGGGACGGGTTTGAGACCGCGGCCGAGAACTACGGGAAGGCCGCGGACGCCCTCGTGGAGCAAGACAGGGGCACGGTGAACAGCATGCTGAGTGCCGTAATAACATACATTGGAGACTGTCAGGATACAATCTCAACGGATTCCCCATTGTACAGCCTTACTGAAAAGCTCACCAAAATGACCAGTAATTGCCTCGCAATTAGCTCCATCATCAACTGA
- the LOC125221556 gene encoding DELLA protein GAI1-like, with product MSSPIGSPLQRLAFYVSEALSVKIDQENMKHETNEKKKKRKNVVLRHLEPTKHVNSIPAYYKQFPVTQITNLIGSHTILWYLDKARKIHAVDLEIRSGVQWVQFMQDVAAGRSENPVDHIRITAVGSASKRLILEETGRELARFADSVNLKFTFGVVLVEDVLELDRDLFDLNADESVVVYAYYTLVTLVGRAERLDHVMEVIRSLSPCIMLVTEIEANCNCPSFIERFVESLFLFGALFDSLSDCLKGQETSRVDIESTLFRSSINNVLAAEEEERMLRHVPVHVWRACFDGFGMLETELSFSSLDQANWLLRECSNGSSITMWRNGGCLIIGWKGTALTSLSAWKVRNH from the coding sequence ATGAGCTCTCCCATCGGCTCTCCTCTTCAGAGACTGGCTTTCTACGTCTCTGAAGCCCTCAGTGTGAAGATTGACCAGGAAAATATGAAACATGAAACgaatgagaagaagaagaagcgaAAAAATGTGGTGTTGAGGCATCTGGAGCCAACAAAGCATGTGAACTCGATCCCTGCTTATTACAAGCAGTTCCCTGTCACTCAGATCACGAATCTCATCGGAAGCCACACCATTCTGTGGTATCTTGACAAGGCGAGGAAGATCCACGCAGTTGATCTTGAGATCAGGAGTGGCGTGCAGTGGGTGCAGTTCATGCAGGATGTCGCTGCAGGGCGAAGTGAGAATCCCGTCGATCATATCAGGATCACTGCTGTCGGGTCCGCCTCTAAAAGGTTGATTCTTGAGGAGACAGGTCGGGAGCTAGCGAGGTTTGCTGACTCTGTGAACTTGAAGTTCACTTTTGGAGTAGTTCTGGTAGAAGATGTTCTTGAGCTGGATCGAGACCTCTTTGATCTCAATGCGGATGAATCTGTTGTCGTATACGCGTACTACACTCTGGTGACGTTGGTTGGGAGGGCTGAAAGGCTTGATCATGTGATGGAGGTGATCAGAAGCCTGAGCCCTTGCATCATGTTAGTCACTGAAATTGAGGCCAATTGTAACTGTCCGAGTTTTATTGAGCGATTTGTTGAGAGTTTGTTTCTATTTGGGGCGCTTTTCGACTCTCTGTCAGACTGTCTGAAGGGTCAAGAGACGAGTAGGGTGGATATCGAGTCCACATTGTTTAGGTCTTCCATAAACAATGTGTTGGCAGCTGAGGAAGAGGAGAGGATGCTGAGGCATGTCCCTGTACATGTTTGGAGGGCTTGTTTTGATGGTTTTGGGATGCTGGAGACGGAACTGAGCTTCTCGTCTCTTGATCAGGCGAACTGGCTCCTCCGGGAATGCTCCAATGGGAGCTCCATCACAATGTGGAGGAATGGCGGATGCCTAATCATTGGTTGGAAGGGAACCGCGCTCACTTCACTGTCTGCTTGGAAAGTTCGGAATCATTGA
- the LOC125221060 gene encoding scarecrow-like protein 3 — translation MFPAEESADQTSSTIRVAAERFIDSMRGLKNPGPNREESEGGVRLIQSLLSCAEKVSDNQYERALKFLKECDSESSSTGTPIQRLAFYFSRALFEKIANETGRVIVRSFDGEDPVESVMFQNINLLISFQKEHPLAQVTKLVGVQSILDHVEINGMMHIIDLEIRTGIQWIILMQDLASRPVQRLRVTAVGTRCRHIIEETGSQLACFARSLNIDFAFNVVMVAADLSDLSTSLFDASSANETVVVYSAYALANLVGRVEQLDHLMMVLRDLKPCVMILTELEANCNSPAFVERFVESLFFFGVFFDSLECCFRHDETSRVEAESCWFGSCIRNVLVADGDERKFRHMGISVWRAFFAWYELAEVELSASAMNRAYLGLQRLVCGRSCTLYRDGKCLSVGWKGTPLSSVSTWRF, via the coding sequence ATGTTTCCTGCTGAGGAATCTGCTGACCAGACCTCATCAACTATCAGAGTGGCTGCAGAGAGGTTCATCGACTCAATGCGTGGACTCAAGAATCCAGGTCCAAACCGCGAGGAGTCTGAAGGAGGGGTTCGCCTGATCCAAAGCCTCCTCTCGTGTGCAGAGAAAGTGTCCGACAATCAGTATGAACGCGCGCTAAAGTTCTTGAAGGAGTGCGACTCAGAGAGTTCCTCCACCGGCACTCCTATACAAAGACTGGCTTTCTACTTCTCAAGAGCCCTATTTGAGAAGATTGCTAATGAGACTGGGAGAGTCATAGTTAGGAGTTTCGACGGTGAAGATCCCGTGGAATCTGTGatgtttcaaaatattaatttgttaatctCATTTCAGAAGGAGCACCCTCTAGCTCAGGTGACTAAGCTGGTGGGAGTTCAATCCATTTTAGATCATGTGGAAATCAATGGCATGATGCATATAATTGACCTTGAGATCAGGACCGGGATCCAGTGGATCATCCTCATGCAGGATCTCGCCTCCCGGCCTGTCCAGCGCCTCAGGGTCACGGCTGTGGGGACGAGATGTAGGCACATCATAGAGGAGACGGGCTCCCAGTTGGCGTGTTTCGCTCGCTCACTAAATATAGACTTTGCTTTCAATGTGGTGATGGTGGCTGCTGATTTGTCTGACCTTAGTACATCTTTGTTTGATGCTTCTTCTGCTAATGAGACTGTGGTTGTGTATTCGGCCTACGCTCTTGCGAATCTCGTTGGGAGGGTGGAGCAGTTGGATCATCTGATGATGGTGTTGAGGGATTTAAAACCTTGTGTTATGATTCTCACTGAGCTTGAGGCCAACTGCAACTCTCCAGCCTTCGTGGAGCGTTTTGTGGAGAGTTTGTTCTTCTTTGGGGTGTTTTTCGACTCGCTGGAGTGCTGTTTCAGGCATGACGAGACGAGCAGGGTGGAGGCAGAGTCGTGCTGGTTCGGGTCGTGCATTAGGAATGTCCTCGTGGCTGATGGGGATGAGAGGAAGTTCAGGCATATGGGTATAAGTGTGTGGAGGGCGTTTTTTGCTTGGTATGAGTTGGCGGAGGTGGAGCTGAGCGCGTCGGCCATGAACAGGGCGTACCTCGGGCTGCAGAGGTTGGTGTGCGGGAGGTCGTGCACGTTGTATAGGGATGGGAAGTGCTTGAGTGTTGGTTGGAAGGGAACTCCTCTTAGCTCTGTCTCAACTTGGAGATTTTGA